In Sphaeramia orbicularis chromosome 9, fSphaOr1.1, whole genome shotgun sequence, the sequence CTGGTAAACCACCCATTTCCACCACTACCATTTCCTTTCTTGGACAGAAATCAACAGGGTGGcacattttgtgtaacttctctAGCAGTGAATTGTACAGTGTAAATCAGTATGTTATACAAGTGATGCAAATGCCTATCAAATAACTATCAGGAGGTGGCTTcatgtttattttgtgtgttttactgtACTACATACTTGTAGTAGggcagtgtttttgttttatctgtCATTAGTCCTTTCATTGATATACAACATAAACACAATATGTTATGTATCTCCTTacaagaacaataataaaaatacattcaTGCATAACAAATGATACTGCTAGCTTCTGTCAAAAGTTTATCCACGTAACAGACACTGAGCCAAAAGGACAAGTTGATTTTGGTGCACTGGGCTTGTTTTGAGATTTTTAATTCacagtaaataaacattaaataccCCCTATATTAACATTTGCCATACACTGTTCAATAAGTATGAAGTATTTCAAAACTTCCCGTTAAAGCAGTGGTttattttaacactttcagtgccatgggccgattaaatcggctttacgaaaacaacctgtaaagtgccacgggccgatcagatcggctttggagaacacgccacatttgtgtacaaacaaaccatccacccccatttctttctcacatttcgatgacgttctttctgtgtcccccttttgagaccaagcagacgggaatttgaggtcacgcgaccgaataatatttttatatctttttaatgtttcttattctccggtgtttcatcagagggagccctccatgccggggggcggctgtggactccggggctgtggcgccttctctcactggggtctgctcctttctggtgggtgggggtcccagttggccctctcccactagttgggatgcggggctgtgttgctggtgcctggtcgccggggtcggcggctgcctcctggtgcggatggctccctgagatagcgcctcctaaattgatgttttacttttacttgtacatttttgttctggtctacccgtgctcagtcagtcttcttaagtatgtgtgagcttgtgggtttgcacgtatatgtgggtttgcatgtgtatgtgtgtgtgtgcgggtgagtgggtgggtgtgggtggggggcggtactgatttttaaactgatatgtaaaacactttgtgctacagtttttaatgtatgaaaagtgctatataaataaagattattattattataataaattatgcaaattacgatcaataatgaatcggctgcgtccggtgcgttttggatctaatcagcaatcggtcggatgttaccgagcggtttcctgcaggattcttcaaatattataaaaacgacgcgaaatactgaaaaacggccaaattctgtggcacttttaaggcttattagccccttaactgtctggcacttaaagagttaaaaggATCTAAACACACAAGGAACTCAACTTGATGTGTAAAACAAAGGTAAAATGTAAACTCTCAGGAGAATTACAGTGAATAACAGAATATCAGTATGTTGAATAAGCTAATTAATTGTTTAGTTGTGTTGTATCTGTACATTGCCTAGCATTTACATTTGTGACCCAAAGGAGACTGAATAAACCATCAGTCTGGGCTAACTGGTTTTGAGTGAATTTTACAAATTCTTTGACAAATTTGCTGGGTCAAATGAATATTTCtttaaatctttgaaatcaaatggAAAACACAATTTATATGTGCTACCCAGAAACATACTAGGTAGAAAAGAAAACAGCACAGCATACCTTTGCAGATGGTCTGGAGTGAGGTTGGCCGTGTTGTACAAAGAGATGTAGTGTGTTGGAAGTCCACAGCCCTGACGAATGTGATGTGCCATCAAAAAGAAGTCCACCctgaaaaaacatgcatttaaagaTGTGAAAGACTTTGCCCATCATGAGCTACAGTGGGTCTTTTTTTTCATAGGGTGAAAAATCTAGAACTAAATAGGACTATAGAGTGACTTCAGCTCTTCAACAGAATTCACACATCCTATGTTTAACAAAAAATGTCTATGTAGAAATACATCAACTGTGGTGTGGGGGCTAGATATGAACTGAGCACACCAGACCCATAAatacaatattcttcctcagttaaATAGGACTACTGCTTTTACATGGTTGGCCTTTAGGTGTCAAAGATTTAACAAAACATATAAACTGAGAAAATTACTGCTAATATAATGATTCTCTAGAATTTTAAATTTCTGTATTAAAATGAGTAAACTGTTCGGCCTTTCTATTGTCTGAAGAATTGTGTCAAAGACCTCTACTGTTGTCGAGATGAGATAAACCAATGTTAAACTGACCATTTTCCTTGGGTGACGGTGTGGTCCAGGACAGTCCCAGGTTGTGGGGTGCCAAAGTTTTTGGAAATACAGGAGTACAAAGTGGTGTTGATGCGCTTTTGAACCACAATGAATACCAGCTTTGGCTCATAGTTTGGAAAGGTTTTAAAGCTGTTGATCAGCTGTGGGATCTCGTACTGCTCTACCATATTCAGCTGGCCATCTGACACACCATCCCGATACACCACAATCTTGTCGGGCAAGGTGTGGTTCACCTGTACAGGAAAACATACAAGTGTGATCCTCCAGGTATCATTCAGTGTCAAAGGAGTATATGTGCAAAAGTAGCTCTATCAGTGGGTTGTTCACCTAAATATATCTGTGGCTGATCTACAGGGATTTTAAACCATCTCTAGGGTTTATAGAGAATGGTCTGGACAGGATTAAATATCCAGTGAGTGGCAGTTCTTTTGCCCAAAATACCTTATTAATGCCACAGGTTAAAGGAGATTAACAAGACTGGGTTGAGCTCATAGAAAATAACTCAAATCACCTAGTTACGACTGAAGTATGCAGAAGAGAATCTTTAACAGATAACACGCTAAACCTTGACGCATATGGACTATagtaacagtatatatacatacattctaTTGAGCACACCCGGTGCTAACTAGGAGCTGGATCTATGAAGGTCCCAGTTTGCGTGGACTAATTTGCATGCCCAATCTGCACAATTTGCATGTGGGTTTGAACcacagtttgcaggtgatttactaagactgcttgcacaaatgacaacaggtgccaagtcttggagaccgccctactTAAATGAGGATTTAGCatgcactactggagacaatacgctggaaaaaGTGCTCTGGGATGCACCAGCATTAATGGTAACAGTGTGCTGAAATGATCCAGATGCAGTGAAATGTAACGTTGGatgagttttgtcatagaaggtagtgcatgactcattcatttttcattttagtggTGGGGGGGCCaagggggttgttggattgactgTCAGGTGCTCATAAtaagagtcctgtaaagtgtgtgtgtatgtttgtgtggggGGGacatgtctcaattattttttcttccgtcattcaaaaaatgttcacacgagggtgaaaaatgcgtctgcatctcgtttcatctgCAGCCATGTGTGCCCAATtatgcatccaaaccgtttgcacctcctatTGAGACGTGTTCAATATAGACGCAGTCTCTATGAGCAAAAtttctttcaggtttgataaatcactttgcatgtgctaaattaatatactTACATTTTCTCcacccagcacacgcacaatttcgtgtaaacaccccatattgcatattaatTGCAGCAAaagtactaactggatgcagacgtgcgATTATgtacctttgaaagatgcaacccttagtgggctctgttagtaaatcagtttgtacatttttttgcgtgtgcaatgagtttagtagatccggccctaggTGTACTGAAAATGTGACTGAGTGTATATTAGCCAATAGTAGCAACAACAGGTAGTTTGTACTGATGAATAGTCCTTGGTCTCATCCATGAAAAAACATCACTGCTCATAACACTACACTGACTAGTTAATTTGCGTGAAACGTGTTTATAGACAGGGACACAATTTGTATTTTCCTtttagtgacttttttttaacaattgcTACACATTTGCTTGATGAAGCTAATGAAAAAGACTGTTAAAGCCACAGGTgcattttctcttcagttttcaaaTTTAACTCCTATTTCATATTTGACATTTTAAGGACTGTAAAAAAAGGACTTAAATAGGGGACATTTTGTGACCCATGCCGACAGTATTTACCTCATGGTACTTGGTCAGAGCAGCCAATAAACACACCCTAAAGCCACTGATCAGTTCCTCGTTTGGTGTCTGGAAAGTCACTTTAGAGTACCACCTGGTCAGTGAGCTGCAAAAGAGCATTTAATGAATAAAAAACTCATTTCTATTAATGTTTTGATTATGACAAACAGGTTTTACCAATGCTGTGAAAGAAAATggaaatgcatatttatttcctCAAACAAGCCTTTTTTAAGCTTACAGAAATGTGAATATTATAAGAAGGGTAGCTGTAGACGGCTGTGCCCTTAAAATGAAAACTCCATGATTACTATGGCTCTGGAGTTTGAATAATTCTAGGGAAATGATAATGATCAACAATGTCTGAAGAAGAAAACAATTTTACCTGTTTACACTGGCGACGAAGCCCATGACAGACTGATGTATTTTGCTTGTGTCATGGTGGACATCAACTCCAACCACCATCAAGTTTTTCTGATTatacaaaacagaaaatacatgaattcaATGCTGTCTCACAGTCACACTGTAACCTATATTCATTTTTACATGGACTAAAGCACACTAATGATTTTCCAGAGACATTGGTGGTTGTTTTGCCTGCAACATAACTTTAGGTGGCATTATGTTATGAGGTCTTGCTTCAAAGTGCAACAACATAACTAATTAAACCAATACACAAATGGAGTTTCCCATTGACTGCACGCAGATAAACTGTTGTTCTCTCACCAGAGGGATCTTGACAGTCCACAGCTCACCACCCAGTTTACTGTTCACCTGCAGCAGTATTTTTTGGGCAATAGACCTCAATTTCTGTGGCTGGGAGATGGTCCTAATATTGATTGCCTGACaagacatgagtcaaagtcaGCATTAGTTCACAGAAAAAATCTTGTACAGTATGTCAATGTACACCTCCAGCTCTGACAAAGACAAACTTTTGGACTGACATTACTAACCTGAGAGGGGATGGGACTCTTCACACAGCAAAGCTTCTTGATGGCACTGTAGAGGTCATCCCTGTTGCCAACAATAATGCACACAACTAGCTGCATGTTTGGCTGCACacagatgaaaaacagaaaaaaatatgcaagCAGCACAGCTTAACATCATTACATTGTCCAATAACATTTCAGCAGTTAAATAATTACATGGTAATGCTTGTGTGAATATCAGTATTCTGAAAACAATCCTTCTTAAGGTGTCTAACGATGCAGACAAAAGGTTCAGCAGCTCAACATCACTGCATTAAATACttataaaacatgcaaaaaacaaacaacacaaaaaaactagtgccgtcaaatgattaaaatctttaatcagattaatcacaagaTTGGTAtggattaattgcaattaaatatcattcatttttagggatgcaccgattccgataccagtatcggccattggctccgatactcagtgtgtgtacttgtactcgtactcataaaagtaatccaatacaactgCACCAATACCACGTACGGCtgcatgacattcacagttaagtgcagcaggtatgcggcggtggaataatgtgtggggagagTGAAGAGTATGGAGATCTTTCAAAATAAaccacagtgataaaagtaacactgactgcagtACGTTACAGGACACAGACGGATACGAATGGAGCATTCTGTCcctcctctgcgtacattccatctgttttccaggtgctggcagacgTGTACCCaaacggagaataccaccgggaaccgtggaggtagtggatctgttcaaagagcgactgtgtgagttagtagACATATTTATgtcaactacccagggctgggccagtttccatcctacttatactATGGGGGTCGAAGTGGTGcaggaccgccaccagcggaaggaaaacaaaacttaacgctcatttatcttttccctacctgctgaagctttgcttttaaaccttaccagtgaaaacgctgcaacattagtatccacattagtgttacctctgtcgtctccatgttgttattactgacttcttcttctcaaaaaagtttactcttcttcgtggtatttgtccagtatggttaattaagagcggcgccccctggtggattaattgagaaacgctcattccaacacatgtcagtagcagcacttttttccagtcagactaatgacaatgacaataaagcacatttaaaaaaggaactaagaagtggaatgggattattaagtacttgtatcaatACTCGGTAACagtaagtactcaaatgtaagtacttgtgctcggtctggaaaaaagtggtatcggtgcatccccattcattttaaatctatattaatcacatttcattttgcatgagcaaacagactcaagaaagcttaatgtgtttattaactctttcagtgccatgggccgattaaatcggctttacgaatacaacctttaaagtgccacgggccgatcagatcggctttggagaacacgccacatttgtgtacaaacaaaccatccacccccatttctttctcacatttcgatgacgttctttctgtgtcccccttttgagaccaatcagacgggaatttgaggtcacgcgaccgaataatattttatatctttttaatgtttcttattctccggtgtttcatcagagggagccctccatgccggggggcggctgtggactccgggggctgtggcgccttctctcactggggtccactcctttctggtgggtgggggtcccagttggccttctcccactagttgggatgtggggctgtgttgctggtgcctggttgccggggtcggcggctgcatcctggtgcggatggctccctgagacagcacctcctaaactgatgttttacttttacttgcacatttttgttctggtctacccgtgctcagtcagtcttcttaagtatgtgtgagcttgtgggtttgcatgaatatgtgtgtgtgtgtgtgcgggtgagtgggtgggtgtgggtggggggcggtactgattttaaactcgtatgtaaagcactttgtgctacagtttttaatgtatgaaaagtgctatataaataaagattattattattattattattattatgaattatgcaaattacgatcaataatgaatcggctgcgtccggtgcgttttgaatctaattagcaatcggtcggatgttaccgagcggtttcctgcaggattcttcaaatattataaaaatgacgcgaaatactgaaaaacggccaaaatctgtggcacttttaaggcttattagccccttaactgtctggcaccaaaagagttaaacaccttcaacaaaacaacttgaaacaagtgtttcgtctttttttttttttactcagatttCCAACCAGAGctccaacatgctgtttagcatcttccatctttatgggttggttcttctgtctgtcactactggatcaactgaccatttgtgaAGACGTGATGgtaactgtatttggacaaactTCCCCACATGCgctgccagagatgttcagaggcattctgtgctgcagttgggttaattgcgttaaaattttgaatcagattaatcatgatgatggattaatctgcgttaattttgacagccctaaaaaccACTTGCTTTGTATTAATATAGTCTGTTGCATGGATGTGGATTTTCAATTTACAGCAGCAATACTGAGGTAGTTGGTATTTAATAGATTTAATGTGAAACCAAAATCATTCATACGTTAACAAAAGTGACAGACAACCATGCTTCCAGTCTGGTTGCCTTAGGCAACATGTGCACTGGTCACTTTGCATGTCTAATTTCTCCAACAGCCACTTACAGAGTTAAAAATAGAAACAGAATAAAGGTTTTCACATATTGGGAACAAGTACCAGCTTTTGAGAGACAGTTATTGGGTCACACTGGTTTATTAATTGTGAATTCAAAGAGGAGgcatattgttacctccgccaggggatattgtgatcgctttgtgtgtttgcatgcgtgtttgtttgtgtgcttgtttgttagccagataactcaaaaagttatggatggattttcatgaaattttcatgaaatgttgatactggcacaaggaagaaattataaaattttggtggtgatcggggggggggcagatctgttttggtggaggtctgtgctttccgagtgctttcctTGTTAGAATttgtattttctttgatttgacaCCGCTTTCCCCACACAGGACAGGGTTTTTTCAGCAGTTACAATCTGTGTGATGGTAATATTTTTATCTAAAACCAAACTGGCACTGCTGGCAGTTGTTTAATGTAAACACAATGTGCGCACAGCACAGAGGACAGGGCAGGACAAAGGAAACAACACTTTAGTACTTACCACTACACAAATGCAATGTGCTTCTAATGAAAATTACCTTACTGATGAGCTGGGAGTGGATGCTCTTGACATAGGTCTCAGTGTGATCATCCCTCAACGGCACGTGAATGGGCCGCTCAATTCGTATGCCAATAGGCCCACCCACCTTTTTAAAGGTGGAAACCAGCTCTTCGGCCTGTTCAGCAAAGCGGTGAGGATAAATGATGGCCCAGATGTTCAAAGGGATCtgaatataaaaaatattattatgagaAGAAGGCAGGACAGTGTTACTACACACCTTAAATTCCCAACATAAAGAACTGTATTATTAAAGCTCTTTGATGAGTATACATCACCACTTACTGAGCTGATTGAAGCATCCCTCACTACCTCTCTAGACCAGGATACATCAGCACCGGTGGCAAAGAATGACGACTGCAGACAGATGGTCTCGAGGGGCAGAGTTCTACCTTTTATCTGTAACAAAGGAAACACGTTCACAATATTCAGCTGTCACACAGTGGTTGCTACTGAGGCTTGAACAGATACCCCATCTGAGTCCTGTGgagcggagactttttttttttttacaccaccaCCCCAGTACTAGGCAATCAAACTCAAAATTCTTCTGACACATTTAGATAATTATATTCTTAACAATATCTTAATTTCTGGAATTTTACAAGAAACCACTGATAATATGATGACAAAACACCACTTAAACAAGCAGATTAATCAGGTTAGTACTTAATTCTAATTTCCTATGTTTATTTTGTAAAGATCCTCACCAGTAGGATTTCGGAGCCAATCTCCAGTCCCCATTTGCTGAACTCTTTCCGACTTTCAGGGTTGGAGCTGATATTTTTCAGTAGCTGCTTTATGGAGTGGGTGTGCTGCTCGCTGCTCACATTAATGTGCATTGTCAGGTCCTTCAATAAACCAAAAGACCATTTACACTGATGcagttgttttgtttcttttttaactacTGCAATGCTTTTCCATGAAAGCTTTTCAGTAAGACAGTCTTCTTAAGTGTTGCTGTGCAGTTTCAGAGTTTAAATATATACCTTACATCAGCTTAAGAAAATTATGCTAATGTATTTACCTTCATAGCTCTGGGGTCCTTCCTCATTTTCTCAGGAATGCCCGTCATAAAGGAAAGCTCTGGTACCAAAAGGATGTCTCTCGTAACAATTTGCTACAATTAAATCATCCATTCAGAAGGATTAGAGTTGAGAAAACTAAGGCAAACAGTAACAATGAAAtacaaaatttattacaaaaaaaaaaaaaaaaaaaaaaaaaaagcttctaaaAACTAAACCAGAACATCAATGAAACATTAAACTGCAGAACTGCAGGTACAATTAccctcatttttcttttccaattCAGTTTGGTTTGTGGTTTTAATACCAGTAACATTAAAATTGCACA encodes:
- the piwil2 gene encoding piwi-like protein 2, translating into MQTPLTVPGLHVPTTPEVKEFSATEPAKVEPKLETYNEPLHKIGTTESCKYGTNHIPICCRSEAVYQYHVTFTPNVESMAMRFGMMKDHHSTTGEVMAFDGTILYLPVKLNDEVFLKSVRRTDNEEIQIKIQMTKILPPSSDLCIPFYNVVLRRVMKIIGLKLVGRNHYDPESAVILGKQGLQVWPGYSTSIKHTDGGLHLCVDVSHKVLRNDSVLDVMNMLYQQTKENFQDECTKDLVGSIVITRYNNRTYRIDAIEWNKSPKDVFTLTDGTKTNFVDYYSKNYGITIKDMDQPLLLHRPKERSKPGEKQIVTRDILLVPELSFMTGIPEKMRKDPRAMKDLTMHINVSSEQHTHSIKQLLKNISSNPESRKEFSKWGLEIGSEILLIKGRTLPLETICLQSSFFATGADVSWSREVVRDASISSIPLNIWAIIYPHRFAEQAEELVSTFKKVGGPIGIRIERPIHVPLRDDHTETYVKSIHSQLISKPNMQLVVCIIVGNRDDLYSAIKKLCCVKSPIPSQAINIRTISQPQKLRSIAQKILLQVNSKLGGELWTVKIPLKNLMVVGVDVHHDTSKIHQSVMGFVASVNSSLTRWYSKVTFQTPNEELISGFRVCLLAALTKYHEVNHTLPDKIVVYRDGVSDGQLNMVEQYEIPQLINSFKTFPNYEPKLVFIVVQKRINTTLYSCISKNFGTPQPGTVLDHTVTQGKWVDFFLMAHHIRQGCGLPTHYISLYNTANLTPDHLQRLTFKMCHLYWNWPGTIRVPAPCKYAHKLAYLSGQYLHSEPSINLSDKLFFL